A region of the Lycium barbarum isolate Lr01 chromosome 1, ASM1917538v2, whole genome shotgun sequence genome:
ggccgatgatgcctaccagtactgttgtttgtactgacctgcacttgctgtattcttttatgaatgcagagttccaggtcggatctacttttGTGACACGTGACCAATCGACACTTCAGCTTTctcttgagtttccagggtgagcatggcgtccgctgaccttgaagactttcttatcatatgtcttatttttactTCAGAGACATACacattatgtattagtattccaaatTGTATTATTatacttagatgctcttgtgttattcaaaCTAGACCGTgggggtgtttattgtcttccgcactttctactacttatatatagatatatcgtgagacttacgtatttgttctattccgTTGTTTTAAATTCATTCTTCGTGTATTtgttcattgttgggttgagggttcgcttatcgaggtgggaaggtaagtggcCACACGGCCCATGGAAAATGAGTCGTGATACTACttgtgtgcatttgaacatctttttgtgagagagagttaattcttttcatttgatatcccatttgtgttttaaaTCGCATTTTGCGAGTTGAGATTCTCTTTtgattgtgagggcacatgagaatttgagTTGTGAATTTATTCCATTTTCCAATCGAGAGGAATGAACAAGAGAAAGTTGTTTTATGATgatgaggcaaattttgaagctttagtgtcatgacttgattactactttgattaacttagtgtttgagcacttgaaatgaaaatgaagtttttgagaagaagtttgtaattcatatgttttggattaattgttggtaccaatgaAAGTATGTGTTTgcgcttaaagtagactttttgacttggtatgatgttggtgcactgtTGAATGGAAtcctttgaaggaaattgtatgatttgattttcttgaggacaagcaatagtttaagtttggggtttgataagttggtattttaccaacttatttcttctttaatcttagattgttgttatgttttaattgagaaaatagtgcatttaatgtcgtttacttcaattttataggtttatatgaTTGAGAAGTGATCATGAAGAAATAAagtgaaaacaagtcaaaaagaggtcaaagtgAAGAAAATGACAATAATGGCTAAAACTGCAAAAAAGGGACAGATTCGCAAATCTGAAAATATGGGGCTGTTTGGTcatattttgatgtggaaatattgggGAGATATAAAAGCAACACTTGAAGGAAAATAtcatcatctttggccattttcaacACAAGTTTTTGCGACTAGGGTTCATCAACTCGcactttggaagagaagatttgaagacttagatgacaaatttcttactcttttactcatttcttcaattccttattatgtattgaatatctaagtgtgCAGAACtccattccattacttgaatcttgtttatggaaatattctatgattaaagtttggatgaaactcttgttttacTTATGTATTGACTGATTTTTATTGCTActgaagtgagttaatgttgttttaattaatcttgttctttaatgtttcttaagggattagctaactctaagacccgcccatttacttcgatttgagctcgagagaggaagattgaagttgggaaagattaatttacaagaatttggggctttaaaactcatctaataacttgagttagaaataagaaagttacttgagattttttatttattgtgcttaatatcacactctaaggcttgagaaagcttagagtgaaattcattgatttggtcgagaaacttttgatgagattttagagatctttatctaattagcataaactcactcatagttgtaaaatcatgaaatacattggatcgttacttgagattgatttcccttgtatccatgcttgtggccattgatcaatttacttgttTTTTAGGTTAGTTTTctctttgttagtttttaaatcaaaaatcaaatattgaaaaagtgtttggcttaacttagttggtgataattccttacttgtttaaattgcctttatattgttccctgtggatccgaccccgactcatagtaggataaattatattgcgacgaccgtgtacactttctctttgagaagTGGATTTAGACGTTATCAATTTTGACGCCGTTGTCGGAGAACAATTTGGCGTAtctgggttagtttgggatttaagctttcttgctttggtccaaactagTGAATCTTTACTTGTGATTTTTTTGTGctaatttttgttttttgttagTTATTTTTGTTACTTGTGTTACTATGGCAAcatggaatgaaaatgggtttgatggttacGCCCcttattttgatgacccatgttcatattgtggaggaccccacttttggcaagattgtaaAAATGCTcacgggagagagatgtgtgcaccgtctgaattctatgatgggaatatttgcgatatatgtggtggtcaaggtggacattgcggtgattgtcccaattatttggTGAAATTCCAAGTACACTTGGAAGTTGTGTGACAATTGTTAACCTAACAATGAAAAGAAATTTCTTTCACAGGCTTATTCCTTCCACTTTCAGTTCACTAAGGAGTCTTGAAGTTTTAGATCTTTCTCATAATAAGTTGTTAGGTATGGTTCCAAAGTACTTGGAAGGCTTTGCCTTGAAACCCTTAAACTTGTCGTTTAATGATTTTGAAGGTGCCCTTCCAGAAAGATACATCTTTGAGAATGTGAGTGTAATTTCTTTGGTTGGAAATCCTAGAATCTGTGGTGGTGTACCTGACTTGAAACTTCCCAATTGCAACTTCAGTCATTCAAAGAAGCTAAACTTAAAGCTTATGATCTCAGTGATATTTGGAATTTTGGGGCTAGTTTTTATGGTTGGTTCCCTTCTTGTCTATCGATTCGGAAGGAGCAAAAGAGCATTTCCTTATTTAGATAAGGATCTAAATTCCTTATTTAGATAAGGATCTAAACTAACTCCTGGTCATCTCTTATCAAAGTATTCTAAAAGTTACCAATGGATTTTCTGCGAGCAACTTAATTGGTGTTGGGAGTCATGGATATGTTTATAAGGGAATTTTCGAAATGGATGGTAAACATGTTGCTATAAAAGTATTGAATCTTTTACAACATGGAGCTATCAAAAGTTtcatagcagaatgtgtggccctGAGAATTGTTAGACGCCAAAATTTAGTTAAGCCACTCACTGCATGTTCTGGTGTTGATTATGGTGGCAACGAATTCAAGCCTTTGGTTTACGAGTTTATGGCCAACAGTAGTTTGGAGGATTGGTTGCATCCAGATAATTCAAGAGCAAATGTTCAGCCAAGAAGGTTGGGGTTCTTTCAACTACTCAATATTGCTATTGACGTTGCTAGTGCAATCGATTATCTTCATAATGATTGTCAAATATCAATAGTTCATTGTGATCTCAAACCTAACAATATTCTCCTCAACAATGAATTAGTTGCCCATGTTGGGGATTCTGGATTGTCAAGATTCCTACATCTTACTGATGAAACCACCTGTAGAATTCATACAAGTTCTACAACTTTTAAAGGATCTATCGGCTACATAGCTCCAGGTAATTTCCCATATAATTCATGATCATATTCTAAAAATAATTTAGTGTGGCAATATTAATTTTGAACGTGGCTTAGGTCATAACATAAGGATTAAGCTTTTAGATTGTTGCACAAACATGTCCTCCTATCATGATGAATAGAAATAAGTAGAAACTAGATTAGCACATTAATTCTAGTGATGTTCTAATTATTTGTGATATATTTTCATTGCAGAGTATGGGATGGGTAGCGATCCAACAATGCATGGTGATGTGTATAGTTTTGGTATTGTCTTACTTGAAATGTTAATCGGGAAAAGGCCAACAAATGACATGTTCGGTGGTGATTTAAGCCTTCATGATTTTGTTAGGAATCACATGGCTGATGGATCACTTGAAATAGTAAATCCAGTCCTTGATTTGGAAGAGGAAGAGATAAATAGAGAGAGCTCTCGAATTCTAAGATTCATGAGAAGGCAAAAAATGGTACAGGGTTTAATCTCCTTGTTTCAAATTGGAGTTGCTTGCTCGGAATTGGAGTTGCTTGCTCAATGTATGATTCAGGTAAAATAAAAAACATCAGGGAGGTTGTTAGAGAGTTGTGCTCTATTAGAGATTCTCTTGTTCGTTGCACATGAAACACTTTTTTTGTTTATGTTATAGAAGGTTCCAATAAAGCATTCTTGTGAATAATATGAATGTATAGTTTGCTTATTTAACTGATATCTGTTCTCAATAACATATGGATAAAGCTTTTATTTGCTTACTAGATGGGAATTGCCCTTTGCAAAGCATATGCACTGATCGACTTCTAGAAGTATATGTTTTTAGACACATTACACCTCACATTTGTTACTCTTTTCTTGTGTTTTTACGTACATTCCGATCACTTTATACTCATTGCATTCAGTGTTATGAGACAACAAATAATAAAAGAAATGATAATGAAAAGAAAACCCACGGCTAGTCACCAACTCCTTTTATTTCTCAACGAAAAATGATTACGAAATACCACAGAAAATTTAAGTTTGTATCGGCTACCAAAAACCCTAACCCCTAGAGTCTCTTGCTTC
Encoded here:
- the LOC132610275 gene encoding putative receptor-like protein kinase At3g47110, translating into MKRNFFHRLIPSTFSSLRSLEVLDLSHNKLLGMVPKYLEGFALKPLNLSFNDFEGALPERYIFENVSVISLVGNPRICGGVPDLKLPNCNFSHSKKLNLKLMISVIFGILGILKVTNGFSASNLIGVGSHGYVYKGIFEMDGKHVAIKVLNLLQHGAIKSFIAECVALRIVRRQNLVKPLTACSGVDYGGNEFKPLVYEFMANSSLEDWLHPDNSRANVQPRRLGFFQLLNIAIDVASAIDYLHNDCQISIVHCDLKPNNILLNNELVAHVGDSGLSRFLHLTDETTCRIHTSSTTFKGSIGYIAPEYGMGSDPTMHGDVYSFGIVLLEMLIGKRPTNDMFGGDLSLHDFVRNHMADGSLEIVNPVLDLEEEEINRESSRILRFMRRQKMVQGLISLFQIGVACSELELLAQCMIQVK